The following proteins are co-located in the Leptolyngbya sp. SIO1E4 genome:
- a CDS encoding VOC family protein, which yields MTEFKSYAPGTFCWVDLATTDAPAAKKFYAELFGWGTTDVPTGESSTYTMFEKGGNSVCGLYQMDAAMQQQGYPPYWLSHISVQNVDDSTEKARTLGGIVLQAPCDVMESGRMSLIQDPTGAVVSLWQPKQHIGAGLANEPATFCWNELQTKQLEAATGFYTQLFGWTTRKSTNALGGDYIEFLQGERSAAGMLEIQADWGEVPPNWVVYFAVTNCDATLEKAKAIGGHVDMAPIDLEDVGRFAIIQDPQGAYFTVIQLQEGVN from the coding sequence ATGACCGAATTCAAATCGTATGCACCTGGCACATTTTGTTGGGTTGACTTAGCGACAACAGATGCCCCAGCGGCAAAAAAGTTCTACGCTGAGCTTTTTGGGTGGGGTACAACGGATGTGCCAACCGGTGAATCAAGCACCTATACGATGTTTGAAAAAGGCGGTAACAGTGTCTGTGGGCTTTACCAGATGGATGCAGCCATGCAGCAGCAAGGGTATCCGCCCTATTGGCTCAGCCATATTTCAGTGCAAAATGTTGATGACAGTACAGAAAAGGCCAGAACCCTCGGTGGCATAGTGCTACAGGCCCCCTGTGATGTCATGGAATCAGGTCGTATGAGCCTCATTCAAGATCCGACTGGGGCGGTTGTTTCACTATGGCAGCCCAAGCAGCATATCGGGGCTGGGCTAGCAAACGAGCCTGCTACCTTCTGCTGGAATGAGCTACAGACTAAACAACTGGAAGCGGCTACCGGGTTCTATACTCAGCTTTTTGGGTGGACAACTCGGAAAAGTACGAATGCCCTGGGGGGAGACTATATTGAGTTTCTGCAGGGAGAGCGATCGGCTGCAGGCATGCTTGAGATCCAAGCGGATTGGGGTGAAGTTCCCCCTAATTGGGTGGTCTATTTTGCGGTTACCAATTGTGACGCGACGCTTGAGAAAGCTAAAGCCATTGGCGGCCATGTTGACATGGCCCCTATCGATCTTGAGGATGTTGGCCGGTTTGCAATTATTCAAGACCCCCAGGGCGCCTACTTCACCGTCATTCAGCTGCAGGAAGGCGTCAACTAA
- a CDS encoding NAD(P)/FAD-dependent oxidoreductase, translating into MKLSSSNIENHLDTIYDAVVVGGGMGGLSAAIYLARYGLKCLVIEKGRGRSLWMQETRNYLGLDPSTPGRDILTQGTKQALEWGADHLRAFVETVTDEGDALAIKVKVGKKNSKFYTLRSKYLIAASGVIDLLPELDDMQNVYDYAGYTLHVCMICDGFDMWDQKAVLIVQREAQINAAFVLNWFTPYISVLTNGQCLVSDAMKQQLADHGYPLYEAPIARFLGENHKMSGVELTDGTLIEATTGLINMGSIYHNQYLKGIEGLTWDGENLVTNSMAQTTHDRIFAIGDLKQGLNQVSVAVADGTLAATQIWRNIRRAGEPRKWEENLAKATTAV; encoded by the coding sequence ATGAAACTTTCTAGCAGTAATATCGAAAATCACCTAGACACTATCTACGATGCCGTAGTGGTGGGCGGGGGCATGGGGGGGCTTTCTGCTGCGATTTATTTAGCTCGGTACGGGCTTAAATGTTTAGTGATTGAAAAAGGTAGAGGGCGATCTTTATGGATGCAGGAGACGCGAAATTATCTGGGCTTAGATCCCAGTACGCCCGGTCGGGATATTTTGACCCAAGGGACTAAACAAGCACTGGAGTGGGGCGCTGATCACTTACGAGCCTTTGTTGAAACGGTGACTGATGAGGGTGACGCGCTGGCCATCAAGGTCAAAGTGGGCAAGAAAAACAGCAAGTTTTACACGCTGCGGAGCAAATATTTGATCGCCGCTTCTGGCGTCATCGATTTATTGCCTGAGCTAGACGATATGCAAAATGTTTATGACTATGCTGGGTATACGCTGCACGTGTGTATGATCTGCGATGGCTTTGATATGTGGGATCAAAAAGCCGTTCTGATTGTTCAGCGTGAAGCTCAGATTAATGCAGCCTTTGTGCTGAATTGGTTTACTCCCTACATTTCGGTTTTAACCAATGGCCAATGCCTTGTCAGTGATGCGATGAAACAACAGCTGGCCGACCATGGTTACCCCTTGTATGAAGCCCCCATCGCTCGCTTCCTGGGGGAGAATCACAAAATGAGTGGGGTTGAGCTGACTGATGGCACCCTGATTGAGGCCACGACAGGTTTGATCAACATGGGGTCGATTTACCATAACCAATACCTAAAGGGGATTGAAGGTCTTACCTGGGATGGGGAAAACCTGGTGACCAACTCGATGGCTCAGACAACTCACGATCGCATCTTTGCCATTGGCGATTTAAAGCAAGGTCTGAACCAGGTCTCTGTGGCGGTTGCCGATGGCACCCTGGCGGCAACTCAGATTTGGCGCAACATTCGGCGGGCGGGCGAACCTCGTAAGTGGGAAGAGAATCTGGCAAAAGCAACGACTGCGGTCTAG
- a CDS encoding tetratricopeptide repeat protein has product MQDLIAAALAQKDFRTAAALLKQWKQKDPKDPRLLLMIGQYQEATERWELAEKTYLKLLRQAASQKLMGQARQGIQRVQSQIAEAREDALETARAQPESQEPGLLCLEPVQRDHRKAAAQGLAKIMQIDPYTAGLQLPSKGWRLYRVGPIGEMQYYGQALVAAQTPAFWVKQADVNALQVFRLQYFRRVQAQAEVVCQNVNGQSGAIAFNWAEVTQVVSGQLPLFESVVDTNAWGKLQRKEKTQDYAEIIDLHLHERKCILRVCDRTYDFRQGNPLPNADTIPDQTLSTRPHWNALTAYIREQVQAPMHSGFAQFGEGALEYLDLLPTLKHHISLPRSGPTNWDPAFHLYSGLHFLRPSGASLPV; this is encoded by the coding sequence ATGCAGGATTTAATTGCCGCCGCATTGGCCCAAAAAGACTTCCGGACGGCGGCAGCGCTGCTGAAACAGTGGAAGCAAAAGGATCCTAAAGATCCTCGATTGTTGCTCATGATTGGGCAATACCAGGAAGCAACCGAACGCTGGGAATTAGCTGAAAAAACCTATCTCAAGCTTTTGCGCCAGGCGGCCAGCCAAAAATTAATGGGGCAGGCACGACAGGGCATTCAGCGGGTGCAGTCTCAAATTGCGGAAGCTCGGGAAGATGCTCTGGAAACTGCACGAGCGCAGCCAGAAAGTCAAGAGCCTGGGCTCCTCTGCCTAGAACCGGTGCAACGGGATCATCGCAAAGCGGCTGCCCAGGGGTTAGCTAAAATCATGCAAATTGATCCTTACACGGCGGGGTTGCAGCTTCCTAGCAAAGGGTGGCGGCTATATCGAGTCGGCCCGATTGGTGAGATGCAGTACTACGGTCAGGCATTGGTTGCCGCTCAAACACCTGCGTTTTGGGTGAAGCAGGCAGATGTAAACGCGCTTCAGGTATTTCGTCTGCAGTACTTTCGGCGGGTGCAGGCCCAGGCAGAGGTTGTTTGTCAAAATGTAAACGGGCAATCGGGGGCGATCGCATTTAATTGGGCAGAAGTCACTCAAGTGGTGAGTGGTCAGCTGCCGCTGTTTGAGTCTGTGGTAGATACCAATGCCTGGGGAAAGCTGCAGCGCAAAGAAAAAACCCAGGACTATGCTGAGATAATTGACCTCCATCTGCATGAGCGTAAATGCATTCTGAGAGTGTGCGATCGCACCTACGATTTTCGTCAGGGCAACCCTTTACCGAATGCCGATACGATTCCAGATCAAACCCTGTCTACTCGCCCCCATTGGAACGCCCTTACCGCTTACATTCGTGAGCAGGTACAGGCACCGATGCACAGCGGGTTTGCCCAGTTTGGGGAAGGTGCCTTGGAATATTTAGACCTTTTGCCTACGCTAAAACACCACATTTCACTGCCCAGAAGCGGCCCCACGAACTGGGATCCTGCCTTTCACCTTTACAGTGGCCTTCACTTTCTCCGGCCTTCTGGGGCATCTTTGCCGGTATAA
- a CDS encoding peroxiredoxin: MAAIEKVPHVVFKTRVRDESVEGPNPYRWQDTTTEDIFAGKKVVVFSLPGAFTPTCSSNHLPRYEELFDEFKALGVDEIYCVSVNDAFVMFQWGKQQGATKVKLLPDGNGEFTRKMGMLVDKANLGFGMRSWRYSMLVNDLTIEKMFIEPDFADNCPTDPFEVSDADTMLAYVKGQDAPGVSEPRMAFVG, encoded by the coding sequence ATGGCCGCTATTGAAAAGGTGCCTCACGTCGTTTTCAAGACTCGTGTCCGTGATGAGTCTGTTGAAGGCCCTAACCCTTATCGCTGGCAAGATACAACCACCGAAGACATCTTTGCTGGCAAGAAGGTTGTTGTATTTTCTCTCCCAGGGGCATTCACACCTACTTGCTCTTCTAACCACCTGCCTCGTTATGAAGAGCTTTTCGATGAGTTCAAGGCCCTGGGTGTTGATGAGATCTACTGCGTCTCGGTCAACGATGCCTTCGTGATGTTCCAGTGGGGCAAGCAACAGGGTGCAACCAAGGTTAAGTTGTTGCCCGATGGCAATGGCGAATTCACCCGCAAGATGGGGATGCTGGTTGACAAAGCTAACCTGGGCTTCGGTATGCGTTCCTGGCGCTATTCCATGCTGGTGAACGACCTCACCATTGAGAAAATGTTCATTGAGCCTGATTTTGCTGACAACTGTCCGACTGACCCCTTTGAGGTCTCTGACGCTGACACGATGTTGGCTTACGTGAAGGGCCAAGATGCCCCCGGAGTCTCTGAGCCTCGCATGGCTTTCGTTGGCTAA